In Seonamhaeicola sp. S2-3, the genomic window TTTAAATATCAAGATAAAATACATCATGTATTAACGCGCCATGAGCAAGGAGCAGCACATGCAGCTCAAGGCTATGCAAGAATTTCAGGAAAGGTAGGTGTTGCTATGGCAACATCAGGACCAGGAGCAACTAACTTAATTACAGGAATAGCAGATGCTCAAATAGATTCTACACCATTGGTGTGTATTACGGGTCAGGTATTTTCGCATTTATTAGGAAGTGATGCGTTTCAAGAAACCGATATTGTTGGCATTTCTACACCAGTTACAAAATGGAATCACCAAATCACAAAAGCTGAAGATATTCCAGAGGTTTTAGCAAAGGCTTTTTATATAGCCAAAAGCGGAAGACCAGGACCTGTTTTAATTGATATAACTAAAGATGCTCAGGTTCAAGAATTCGATTTTAAATATGAAAAATGTACCGAAGTAAGAAGCTATAACCCAGTACCAAAAACTAATATAGAGTCTGTTAAAGCTGCAGCAAAACTTATTAATAATGCTAAAAAACCATTAATTGTTTGGGGACAAGGTGTTATTTTAGGTGAAGCCGAAGAAGAGCTTAAAGCAGTTGTTGAAAAAGCTGGTATTCCTGCGGCGTGGACTATTTTAGGGGCCTCTGCACTTCCAACATCACACCCATTAAATGTTGGTATGGTTGGTATGCATGGTAATTATGCTCCTAATAAATTAACAAATGAGTGCGATGTGCTTATTGCTATAGGTATGCGTTTTGACGATAGGGTTACAGGCGATTTAAAAACCTATGCAAAACAAGCTAAGGTAATTCACTTTGATATAGACCCAGCAGAAATTGATAAAAATGTAAAAACCGATGTTGCGGTTTTAGGTAACTCTAAAGAAAGTTTAGCGCTGTTATTAAAAGAGTTAGAAGAAAATTCTCACCAAGAGTGGCATCAAAAGTTTAAAGATTTATATAAAATTGAATACGAAAAAGTAATAAAATCAGATTTATTACCAGAAAAAGAAGGTTTAACCATGGGTGAGGTGCTTAAAGAAATTAACACCCAAACCAAAGGCGATGCCGCTATAGTTTCAGATGTTGGGCAACATCAAATGATAGCTTGTCGTTATGCCGAATTCAATAAAACAAAAAGTAATATTACATCTGGAGGCTTAGGTACTATGGGATTTGCATTACCAGCAGCCATAGGAGCTAAAATGGCAGCACCTGATCGTGAAGTAGTTGCAATTATTGGCGATGGTGGTTACCAAATGAATATTCAGGAATTAGGTACCGTTTTTCAACAAGAAGTACCAGTAAAAATTGTAGTTTTGAATAATGAATTTTTAGGAATGGTACGCCAATGGCAACAGCTGTTTTTTGATAAGCGATATGCATCAACAGAAATGACTAATCCAGATTTTGTTACTATTGCTAAAGGGTATCGTATAAATGCTAAACGAGTTACTAAACGAGAAGAATTAGCAGATGCCGTAAAAGACATGATTGCTTCAAAATCGTCTTACTTTTTAGAAGTTTGTGTTGAAAAAGAAGATAATGTATTCCCAATGATACCAACTGGAGCTTCAGTTTCAGATGTTAGATTGAGTTAATAATTGAATAGAGAAAATAGAACAAAGAGATAAGATGAAAGTTCTTTAAAAGAGTAATAATTTAGGCAGTATTTGGTCTTTACTCTTTCATCTTTTTTCTAATATCTTTTATAAAATGAACGAAGAAATAAAAACACTTACGATTTCAATTTATACCGAAAATAATATAGGTTTATTAAATCGTATATCCGCTATTTTTCAGCGCAGACATATTAATATAGAAAGTTTAACAACATCACAATCAGAAATTGAAAATGTAAACCGTTTTGTTATTGTTGTTAAAATATCAGAAACCCAAGCTAAAAAAATAGTAGGGCAAATAGAGAAGCAAGTAGAGGTTATAAAGGCTTATTATCATGATGAACATGAAACAATTTTTACAGAATCATGTATGTTTAAAATTAAGTCTGAATTACTGTTTGAAGAACCTCAAATACAAAATATCATCAAAGAAAGTGATACTAGAATTGTAACTGTAAACAAGCAGTTTTTTGTTTTAGAAAAATCTGGAAGACGCCATGAAATTGAAGCATTACGCAGAGATTTAAGCGCCTTTGGTATTATGCAATTTGTACGTTCTGGTAGAATTGCTGTTACTAAAGATGAAATGAAAATAACAGAATTATTAGACGGAGTTAAAAATAAATAATTAATTAAACAAACATCCATACATAGATGGATGAAAACTGAATATTAAAACAAGAATATTAAAATGGGAAATTATTTTAACACTTTATCGCTAAGAGACAAATTAGAGCAATTATCAAAGTGTAGGTTTATGGATTCTTCAGAGTTTGGAGATGGTGTAAATGCCTTAAAAGGAAAAAAGATAGTTATAGTAGGTTGTGGAGCGCAAGGACTTAACCAAGGTTTAAACATGAGAGATTCTGGTTTAGATATTTCTTATGCACTACGTGAAGCTGCTATAAAAGAAAAACGAGCTTCTTTTGTAAATGCTACAGAAAACGGATTTACTGTAGGTACTTACGAGGAGTTAATTCCAACAGCCGATTTGGTTTTAAACTTAACACCAGACAAGCAGCACTCAAACGTTGTTAAAGCAGTAATGCCATTAATGAAAAAAGGAGCAACCTTGTCATATTCTCATGGTTTTAATATTGTTGAAGAAGGTATGCAAATTCGTGAAGACCTTACTGTGATTATGTGTGCACCAAAATCACCAGGTTCTGAGGTGCGCGAAGAATATAAAAGAGGTTTTGGTGTACCAACACTTATTGCAGTTCACCCAGAAAATGACCCAGAAGGTAAAGGTTTAGCGCAAGCAAAAGCCTATGCTGTAGCAACAGGAGGAGATAGAGCAGGTGTATTAGAGTCGTCTTTTGTTGCTGAGGTAAAAAGTGATTTAATGGGAGAGCAAACCATTTTATGTGGATTATTACAAACAGGATCTATCCTTTGTTTCGATAAAATGGTTGAAAAAGGAATTGAGCCAGGATATGCTTCTAAATTAATTCAATACGGATGGGAAACCATTACAGAAGGTCTTAAATATGGTGGTATTACCAATATGATGGATAGACTTTCTAACCCAGCAAAAATAAAAGCATTTGAATTATCTGAAGAATTAAAAGATATCATGCGTCCACTGTTCCAAAAACATATGGATGATATTATGGAAGGACGTTTTTCTAGCGGAATGATGGAAGATTGGGCTAATGGAGATGAAAAATTATTAACATGGAGAGCCGAAACTGCAGAAACTGCTTTTGAAAAAACTCCAGCTGCTGATGTAGAAATAACAGAACAAGAATACTATGACAATGGCGTGCTAATGGTAGCTTTTGTTAGAGCTGGTGTAGAGTTGGCTTTTGAAGCTATGACAGAATCTGGAATTATTGATGCTTCTGCATACTATGAGTCTTTACATGAAACACCACTTATTGCAAATACCATAGCAAGAAAGAAATTATTTGAAATGAATCGTGTAATTTCTGATACTGCAGAGTACGGATGTTATTTATTTGATCATGCTTGTAAACCGTTATTAGCAGACTTTATGAAAACCATTGATACAGATGTTATTGGCAAACCATATGCAAAAGATAACGGAGAAGGAGTTGATAATGCTAGATTAATTGAAATTAATGCCGCTTTAAGATCGCATCCTGTTGAAAAAGTAGGAACCTTTTTAAGAGCATCAATGACAGCTATGAAACCAATAGTTTAAGAGCAATTTTACATTATATATTAAACCTCATAAGTATTGCTTATGAGGTTTTTTGTTTTTAATAATTATAGTGAAAATACAATTGTGTAACTTGCAAGCAAAGTAGGTTTTAATCCAAATTAATGTTATAAATCATAATTATGCAAAAGGAAAACATAGCATATTTTCCAGATATAAAAGATGTGGTACTTGCAGCTCAAGCTATTAAAAAAGTGTCAGCACTTACTCCCTTAAATTATGGGACAAGATTTTCAAACAAGTACAACGCCAATGTATATTTTAAGAGAGAAGACCTCCAGCAAGTTCGTTCTTATAAAATAAGAGGGGCATACAACAAAATAAGTTCATTATCAGAAAATGAATCTAAGAACGGTGTAGTTTGCGCAAGTGCAGGTAATCATGCACAAGGAGTAGCACTTTCTTGTAAGTTATTAAAGATTAAAGGAACTATTTATATGCCAACGCCTACGCCAAATCAAAAAATAGAACAGGTAAAAATGTTTGGTGGCGAATTTATCAACATAAAATTAGAAGGAGATACTTTTGATGATGCATATCATGCAGCAGTAATTGAATGTAAGCAAAAGGAAAAAGTGTTTATTCATCCATTTGATGATGAAAAAGTTATTGAAGGGCAAGCAACCATTGGTTTAGAAATTTTAGAGCAAGCAGAAAAACCTATTGATTATATTTTTATTCCTGTTGGAGGTGGCGGATTAGCAGCAGGATTATCATCTGTATTTAAAACCTTATCACCAAAAACAAAAATTATTGGAGTAGAACCAGAGGGAGCACCATCTATGAAAGTTTCTATAGAAAATAATAAGAATACCGAGTTGAAAGAAATGGAAAAATTTGTTGATGGAGCAGCAGTTAAAAGAGTTGGTGACTTAACGTTTCCTATTTGTAAACAGAATTTAGATGAGATGATTACTGTGCCAGAAGGTAAAGTTTGTGAAACCATTTTAGAACTCTATAATAAAGATGCCATTGTTGTAGAGCCAGCAGGCGCTTTAAGTATTTCGGCTTTAGATTTTTACACTGAAAAAATTAAAGGCAAAAATGTTGTTTGCCTAATAAGCGGAAGTAATAATGATATTACCAGAACCCCAGAAATTCAAGAACGGGCTTTATTATATGCCAACTTAAAGCATTATTTTATTGTAAAATTTCCACAGCGTGCAGGAGCATTAAAAGAGTTTGTAGTAGATATTTTGGGTAAAGATGATGATATCACCTATTTTGAATATGCTAAAAAAACAAACCGAGAAAATGGTAGAGCTGTAGTAGGTATTCAATTAAAATCTTCTGATGATTTAAATCCTTTAATAGGAAGAATGAAAGCGCATAATTTTTATGGAGATTACCTAAATGATAAACCAGATTTGTTTCAATTTTTGGTTTAAATTAAATTAATTTCTTTTTGATGTATTGTTGTTTTTTCGCAATCGTTTTCGTGTTGTAGATAGCGTTTTGAGAAGATTTTAACTGTATTTTTAAGCTATTTTAGTTTTCTTTGATGCTAACAAAAGAATCTAAAGTAGTTAATTATGGCAACTCAATTTAAAGAAATTCCAGACGCTTATAAAATTACATCGCTTTTACACCAAAACACATATTTGGTAAATGGTGAACTGAAAAATTGGGATGGTGAAACCGCTAAGGTTTATTCAACAATATCTTCAACTTCAGAATATAAGCAAACACTTTTAGGAACTGTTCCGCAGTTAGGAGAAAAAGAGGCTTTAGAAGCACTTCATTCAGCAACATCAGCTTATAGCAACGGAAAAGGGCTATGGCCAACAATGAAAGTGGCCGATAGAATTGCCTGTATGGAGTCTTTTGTAGAGCATATGCAAACCAAAAGAGAAGAGGTTGTAAAACTTTTAATGTGGGAAATAGGGAAAAGCTTACCAGATTCTGAAAAAGAATTTGATAGAACGGTAGATTATATTTATGATACTATTGAAGCTTATAAACAAATAGACAGAGATTCAGCTAAGTTTGAAAAACATTCTGGGGTGTATGCTCATATTCGTCGCGGACCTCTAGGAGTAGTACTTTGTTTAGGACCCTATAATTACCCTTTAAATGAAACATTTACGTTATTAATTCCGGCCTTAATAATGGGTAATCCTGTTATATTTAAGCCAGCAAAATTAGGTGTTTTGTTAATATCGCCTTTGTTAGAAGCTTTTCAGGCTAGTTTTCCAGAAGGCGTAGTTAATATTGTTTATGGGCGCGGACGTACTTTGGCTACACCAATAATGAAATCTGGTAAAATTGATGTGCTAGCATTAATAGGAAATAGTAAATCTGCTAATGCATTACAAGCACAACACCCAAAAGGAAATAGGTTAAGAATGGTTTTAGGTCTAGAAGCTAAAAACCCAGCAATAGTATTACCAGATGCCGATTTAGATTTAGCAGTTGATGAATGTATAGCCGGAACCTTATCTTTTAATGGGCAGCGTTGTACCGCTTTAAAAGTATTGTATGTACATGAGTCTATAGTTGAAGAATTTAATAGACGGTTTGCCTACAAAGTAGATCAACTTAAATTTGGAAACCCTTGGGAAGAAGGTGTAAAATTAACACCACTACCAGAGGTAGATAAACCATCATATATTAAAGAATTGATTGATGATGCTTTAGATAAAGGCGCAAAAATATTGAATAAAAAAGGTGGTGAAATTTCCGAAAACTTCATCTTTCCAGCTGTTTTATATCCTGTTAATAAAGAGATGAGAGTTTTTCAAGAAGAACAATTTGGACCAGTAATACCTGTAGTATCTTTTTCTGATATTGAAGAACCTCTTGATGATATGGCAGAGTCTAATTACGGACAACAAGTAAGTTTGTTTGGTAAAAATATTCAAACCCTTTCTCCTCTAATTGATACTTTAGTTAATTTAGTTTGTAGGGTGAATTTAAATAGTTCTTGCCAAAGAGGTCCAGATGTATATCCGTTTACAGGAAGAAAAGATTCTGCTTTTGGTACCTTAAGTGTTCATGATGCCTTACGTTCATTTTCAATAAGAACTTTTGTGGCTTCAAAAGATAATGAGTATAACAATGCTATTCTAACAGATCTTTTAGAGCAAAAAACCTCTAACTTTATTAGTACAGATTATATTTTATAAAATAAGGTTTGTAGTTAAAATACTATATGCTAAAATCCGTATATTAACAATAATCTATTGTTCTGTTGTAGAAATAAATAAAAACCCCAATATTTAAAATAAATTAATAATAATGAAAGTATTAAAGAGTGTGCTAGTATTTGCCTTTTCAGGTCTTATGTTAGCAGGGTGTGGTGACAAAGAAGAGAAAAAGAAAGAAGGATTTTCTTATGAAAAAACAAAAACAGAAACAGTAAAACAGGTCAACCAAGAAGCATCTAAAATAGACGAAACAGAAGTACAAAAATTATTAACAAAAAACACTTGTGTTGCTTGTCATAGTGCAGACAAAAAATTAATAGGGCCTTCATTTAAAGATATAGCTAAAAGAAATTATTCAGACGAAAGAATTGTAGAACTTATTTATAAACCAGAACCAGGAAATTGGCCAGAATATTCTGTTCCAATGGCACCGTTACCCAATGTTCCTAAAAATGAGGCTTTAAAAATAGCTTCTTGGATTAATTCTTTAAACTAGAAATTAAAGGAACTAAACAAATAATTCACCTTTAAAATTGCTTTAATTGTATAATTTAGGTGTAATTATTTAAAAACTAAATTCATTATAGTGCTATATTTTAAAAATTAACTAAATATAGTATTGATTTATAGATGGTTATTGAATGGTATTTTATAAAATATTCAAAATAAGACGCTAGAGAAGAACTTCGTTTCTTAAAAAGCATATTATTGAAGCGACAGCAAAACGCGGTACAGAATGGGCTGCAACAGGAAATGTAACACAAAAAACTGTTCCTGCAGATTTTCCAACAGAAACTCAAAAATCTACAAGACATTTTGAGCTAAAAAAATAAAAATAGATTATTTGTTGAGAAGATTAAAGCTTCTTAAAATCTGTGAGTTACATACTCTATGATTTTTTATGTAAAATTGTAGGAGTTTTGGCTTAATTTCAATAAAATTTAAAATAAAAATAAGGTTGAGTTAAGAATTCATTAATTCATTTTAAAGTTAATTTAAAACCTGTTTATTTTTCAATTATTTAGTTGTGTAATTCATAATTAGTTGTAATTTTGCTGCTTATATTAACGAAAGGGGCTCACGCCGACGATTTAGAGTTAATAGTTAAGATAGTTATTCAGTGAAAACAGGAAACAACATATCTCTTATCTCTTTTGTTCTAGTAAACACTACTAGAGCTGTTGTTGTGCGTTTTCCTCAACCACGCCCCTAAGGGGCTATTCAGTTTAAGAAAGCATCCGCTGCTTTCAATTTTCGTTATTATTTAGAATATAAAAAGTACAAAGCTTAAAGGCTTAATTAAATGCTTAAAGTTTAATTAGTTCTTAAGTGTTTAATAATTATTGAAAAATGAATTCAATATTGAATATAGATAAAAATATTGTGGTTGAGGAAGCTAAGTCCTATTGTGATTTACAAGGTTTAGAAGTTGTTTTTACTTATGAGATTTCAAAAACTAATTTGCAGATAATCTCAGAAAGAACAAAAAATCTTCCTGCAATGTATCATGCCAGTGTAGGTATGTTACAAGATCGTTTAAAAAATGGTTGTTATCTTTTAATGAAAGATGGCGAAATCTATGGGCATATTTTTGCTCATAGGCATACTATTGATAAATATTCGGTTTTTGAGCGCTCGTCTTTGTGGGTGCATAAAGCTTACAGAAACCATAATTTAGGACTACTTTTAATGGATTGCTTAACCAAAAAATTCTCTAAAGAATTTCTTATTTCAATAGCTCAAGATGCTACTGTGCACCACAACAATGAGTTATTAGGTATGCAGTTTATTACGCTAAAAGATTTGTCTCCAGTTTTAATTGAAACCTTAGAAAAACTAGGTAAGCTAAGAGACGAATACAAATACAAATATTACGTTAATCCATATTTCGAATCTAAAATAAATCAATTTAATAAGATTCTTAAAAATAAAATTTAATTAATTACAATGAAAAAGTTAGTTATAGCCTACAGTGGCGGCTTAGATACATCATATTGTGCGGTAAGTTTATCAAAAGAATATGAAGTACATGCAGTAAGTGTAAATACAGGAGGATTTACCCAAGCAGAAATAGATCATATAGAAAGTAACGCCTATAAAATGGGGGTTGCTACCTACAAAAACATTAATGCCATAGCTACGTTTTACCAAAAAGTAGTAAAGTATTTAATTTTTGGTAACGTATTAAAAAACAATACCTACCCATTATCGGTTAGTGCAGAACGTATTATTCAAGCTATTGAAATTGTAGAATACGCTAAAAGTATAGGCGCAGAATATATTGCTCATGGAAGCACAGGTGCAGGAAATGATCAAGTAAGGTTTGATATGATTTTTCAAACTTTAGCACCAAATATTAAAATTATAACACCCATTAGAGACGAGCAATTAACCAGACAACAAGAAATAGACTATTTAAAGGAAAATGGTATTGATATGTCTTGGGAAAAAGCAAAATACTCCATTAACAAAGGACTTTGGGGAACTAGTGTTGGTGGTGCCGAAACCTTAACTTCAGAAAAACCATTACCAGATGAAGCGTATCCGTCGCAATTAAAACACGCCGAAGAAGAAAAAGTTAAGCTTACATTTAATAAAGGTGAGTTGGTAGCTGTAAACGGTGTAGAAAACAATCCTGAAGTTAATATTGAAGTGTTAAACAATTTAGCATCGGGCTATGCTATTGGTAGAGATATTCATGTAGGCGATACTATAGTAGGTATTAAAGGTAGAGTAGGGTTTGAAGCTGCAGCTGCCTTAATTACTATTAAAGCTCATCATTTATTAGAAAAACACACATTAACTAAATGGCAATTACAACATAAAGAATACATAGCAAGTTTTTATGGTATGCATTTACATGAAGGGCAATATTTAGACCCTGTAATGAGAGATATGGAAGCCTTTTTACAAAGCAGTCAAGAAAAAGTAACTGGCGATGTAACTGTAACATTAAAACCTTACCATTTTGATTTAGATGGTATTAGCTCTGAACACGATTTAATGAGTGCTAAATTTGGTAGTTATGGTGAAGAAAACAAAGCGTGGACAGCAGATGACGCTAAAGGATTTATTAAAATTCTTGGAAATCAAAATAAAATATATCAACAGGTAAATAGTTAGTTATTGGTTGTTAGTTGAAGGTTGAATTTTTAACCTAAAACTTACATCAATGCAAATAGCCAAAAGCTATATAAAATGAAAAAAATACAAGTTGGAATTATTGGTGGTGCTGGTTATACTGCCGGAGAATTAATAAGATTGTTAATTAACCACCCTGAAGCCGAAATAGATTTTGTTTACAGTACAAGTAATGCTGGTAACCAAATTAGTAAGGTACACCAAGATTTAGTAGGTACGTTAAATAAAACCTTTACAGATACTGTAAACCCTAATGTAGATGTGTTATTTTTATGTTTAGGGCATGGTAATTCGGTTAAGTTTTTATCGGCTAACAAATTTTCTGATAACACTAAAATTATTGACTTAGGAAATGATTTTAGATTGGAAGCCGATAAAGTTTTTGAAGGAAAAACTTTTGTTTATGGGTTACCAGAACTTAATAAATCTGATATAGAATCTGCCAATTATATTGCCAACCCAGGTTGTTTTGCTACCAGTATTCAGTTAGGGTTGTTGCCTTTGGCAAATGCAGGTTTGTTACATAAAGATGTGCATATAAATGCGGTTACAGGCGCTACAGGTGCAGGAACTTCATTGTCTGCTACCACACATTATACCTGGAGAGATAACAATTTTTCATATTATAAACCCTTTACGCATCAGCATTTAGGAGAAATCAATCAATCGGTAAAACAATTGCAAAATAGTTTCAATTCAGATATTTTATTTATGCCGAATAGAGGAAATTTTTCAAGAGGTATTTTTGCAACCATTTATACTGATTTTGAAGGTACTATTGAAGAAGCTAAAACTATTTATAAAGAGTTTTATAAAGATGCTGTTTTTACTTTTATAAGCGACGATTTTTTACATCTTAAACAGGTAGTAAACACCAATAAATGTTTAGTGCATTTACATATACACGAAGGTAAATTATTAATAACCAGTATTATTGATAATTTATTAAAAGGTGCATCGGGGCAAGCGGTTCAGAATATGAATTTAATGTTTGGCTTAGAAGAAACCACAGGTTTAGAATTAAAAGCAACATATTTTTAGAGAAACAGTGGTGCGTTAGCGATTGATGCGGTATCCTTTTTTTGAGGTACGAGAAAAAAGATATAGCGGAAAGCGCGACCCCTTGTGGGTAACGCCATAAAAATAAAAAAACGAAGCATGAAAATAGCCATTATAGGAACAGGAAATTTAGGTAGTTCTATAGCTAAGGGACTTATTAAAAACAAGTCGTTCACCTCTTTGTACTTAAGTGATAAAAATACGTCTGCGGTTAAAAGTTTTGAAGATGAAGATTATGTAACTATTACCAATTACAACAAAGAAGCGGTAATGAATTCTGATGTCATAATTTTTGCATTACAACCAAAGCATGTAGAAAGTGTATTAGAGGAAGTAGAATCTGTAATTACCAAAAAACATTTAATTATGTCGGTAGCCGCAGGATTTGCCATTTCTAAAATAGAAAGTGTTATTGGAGTCGATAAACACATTATTCGTGTTATGCCTAATACGGCCATTTCTATTGGGAAATCTATGACTTGTTTGTCGCCCAATGCAATAGGTGAGGAAAAAATAGAGCTTGCTAAAACCATTTTTAACCAATTAGGAACTACTATGGTAATTCCAGAAGAGCAAATACAGGCAGCAACGGTTATTTGTGCTAGTGGTATTGCTTTTTGGATGCGTTTAGTACGTGCTACCACACAAGGTGCTATTCAGTTAGGTTTTGAGGCAGAAGAAGCGCATCAGTTAGCACTACAAACCTGTTACGGGGCGGCTAGTTTATTAAAAGAATCTGGAAGACATCCTGAAGCAGAAATTGATAGGGTAACTACTCCAAGTGGTTGTACCATTGCGGGGTTAAATGAAATGGAACATCAAGGATTGAGTTCTGCTTTAATACAAGGAATTAACGCTTCTTTTGAAAAAATTAATGAAATAAAAAACGGTTGATAGCGCTTTTATTAAGCAGTAAGCAGTAAGCAGTAAAGCAGTAAGCAGTGAGTAGTGAGCAGTGAGTTGTAACTAGCTACCATCAACCTATTAACAAATAACAACAAGAAAAAATGCCATTATTTGACGTTTATCCATTATATAATGTAACACCCGTTTCGGGTAAAGGTATTCATGTGTACGATGATAAAGGAACAGAATATCTAGACCTTTACGGTGGGCACGCCGTAATTTCTATTGGGCACGCGCACCCAAATTACGTAGCAGCAGTTAGCAAACAAGTTGAAACATTAGGGTTTTATTCTAATGCTATTCAAAATCCGTTACAAAGGCAGTTAGCCAATAAGTTAGAAACGCTTTCAGGTTGTAAAGATTACCAATTGTTTTTGTGTAATTCTGGTGCCGAAGCTAATGAAAATGCGCTTAAACTAGCATCTTTTAAAACAGGAAAGAAACGTGTTGTAGCTTTTAGTAATGGCTTTCACGGACGTACATCGGCGGCGGTTGCTGTAACCGATAATAAAAACATTATAGCACCAATTAACGCGCAACAAGCGGTAACCATTTTACCTTTAAATGATGTTGACGGTGTAAAAACCGAATTAGAAAAAGGTGATGTTTGTGCGGTTATTGTTGAGTTTATTCAAGGTGTAGGAGGCTTAGACCAAGGGAGTAAAGAATTTTTTGAGCAAGTTTTTGCACTTTGTAAAGCCAATAACACCATGTTTATAGCCGATGAGGTACAGTCTGGTTACGGGCGTTCGGGTAAATTCTTCGCGTTTCAGCATTATAATGTAACGCCAGATATTATTTCAATAGCTAAAGGTATGGGCAATGGTTTTCCTATTGGGGGTGTGTTAATTCATCCAGATATTGAAGCTAAATACGGTATGTTAGGTACCACTTTTGGAGGAAATCATTTGGCTTGTGCTGCAGGATTAGCAGTATTGGATACTATTGAAGAAGAACATTTAATTGATAATGTAAACGAAATGTCTGAGTGTTTTATTGAAAAATCAAAAGATATTTCTGAGATAAAGAATGTTAAAGGGCGTGGGCTAATGCTTGGTTTAGAATTTAACTTTGAAGTTAGCGAATTACGAAAAAAACTAATTTACAATCATCATATTTTCACTGGTGGCGCAGCAAACAAAAAGTTACTAAGAATTTTACCGCCTTTAAATATTGAAAAATCACATATCAATCAATTTTTTGATGCCTTAAAAAAGGTGTTATAAAAAGTTTAACAAAAAATTATAAAGCTAAGTTCTGCATACAAAAAGAATAATTGTAGAATATAAGCTAAACAATAAAAAAAGAAGAAATGAACACCTTACTATCTATTGAAAAAAGAAACGCTGTTTTGTTAAAAATGGCAAAACTTTTAGAAGCAGAAAGGCAAGCAATTATTGAAATTAATAAAGTTGATTTAGAATCGTACCAAGGCGAAGATATTTCTATGTACGATCGTTTAAAAGTAGACGATTCTAAAGTTGATGAGATGATAAAATCTGTTAGTCATTTGGCGTCTCAAGAAGATCCAGTTGGTGTAGAGCGTTTTAGTTTTAAGCACGAAAACGGCATGCAGGTTTACAACAAAACCGCATCGTTTGGTACGGTATTAATTATTTACGAATCAAGACCCGATGTTACCGTTGAGGCTGCAGGTATTGCCTTTAAATCAGGAAACAAAATTCTTTTAAAAGGTGGTAAAGAATCGTTGCGTTCTAACCTAAAAATTGTGGAACTGTGGCATCAAGCATTACAAGAAGTAGATGCATCAACCGATTGGGTAGAATATTTACAATTTAATAGAACTGAAACCCAAGCCTTTTTAGAAAAACCAACACAACCAGTAGATTTAATTGTACCT contains:
- a CDS encoding NADP-dependent glyceraldehyde-3-phosphate dehydrogenase — protein: MATQFKEIPDAYKITSLLHQNTYLVNGELKNWDGETAKVYSTISSTSEYKQTLLGTVPQLGEKEALEALHSATSAYSNGKGLWPTMKVADRIACMESFVEHMQTKREEVVKLLMWEIGKSLPDSEKEFDRTVDYIYDTIEAYKQIDRDSAKFEKHSGVYAHIRRGPLGVVLCLGPYNYPLNETFTLLIPALIMGNPVIFKPAKLGVLLISPLLEAFQASFPEGVVNIVYGRGRTLATPIMKSGKIDVLALIGNSKSANALQAQHPKGNRLRMVLGLEAKNPAIVLPDADLDLAVDECIAGTLSFNGQRCTALKVLYVHESIVEEFNRRFAYKVDQLKFGNPWEEGVKLTPLPEVDKPSYIKELIDDALDKGAKILNKKGGEISENFIFPAVLYPVNKEMRVFQEEQFGPVIPVVSFSDIEEPLDDMAESNYGQQVSLFGKNIQTLSPLIDTLVNLVCRVNLNSSCQRGPDVYPFTGRKDSAFGTLSVHDALRSFSIRTFVASKDNEYNNAILTDLLEQKTSNFISTDYIL
- a CDS encoding c-type cytochrome, encoding MKVLKSVLVFAFSGLMLAGCGDKEEKKKEGFSYEKTKTETVKQVNQEASKIDETEVQKLLTKNTCVACHSADKKLIGPSFKDIAKRNYSDERIVELIYKPEPGNWPEYSVPMAPLPNVPKNEALKIASWINSLN
- a CDS encoding GNAT family N-acetyltransferase, with the protein product MNSILNIDKNIVVEEAKSYCDLQGLEVVFTYEISKTNLQIISERTKNLPAMYHASVGMLQDRLKNGCYLLMKDGEIYGHIFAHRHTIDKYSVFERSSLWVHKAYRNHNLGLLLMDCLTKKFSKEFLISIAQDATVHHNNELLGMQFITLKDLSPVLIETLEKLGKLRDEYKYKYYVNPYFESKINQFNKILKNKI
- a CDS encoding argininosuccinate synthase, with amino-acid sequence MKKLVIAYSGGLDTSYCAVSLSKEYEVHAVSVNTGGFTQAEIDHIESNAYKMGVATYKNINAIATFYQKVVKYLIFGNVLKNNTYPLSVSAERIIQAIEIVEYAKSIGAEYIAHGSTGAGNDQVRFDMIFQTLAPNIKIITPIRDEQLTRQQEIDYLKENGIDMSWEKAKYSINKGLWGTSVGGAETLTSEKPLPDEAYPSQLKHAEEEKVKLTFNKGELVAVNGVENNPEVNIEVLNNLASGYAIGRDIHVGDTIVGIKGRVGFEAAAALITIKAHHLLEKHTLTKWQLQHKEYIASFYGMHLHEGQYLDPVMRDMEAFLQSSQEKVTGDVTVTLKPYHFDLDGISSEHDLMSAKFGSYGEENKAWTADDAKGFIKILGNQNKIYQQVNS
- the argC gene encoding N-acetyl-gamma-glutamyl-phosphate reductase, with product MKKIQVGIIGGAGYTAGELIRLLINHPEAEIDFVYSTSNAGNQISKVHQDLVGTLNKTFTDTVNPNVDVLFLCLGHGNSVKFLSANKFSDNTKIIDLGNDFRLEADKVFEGKTFVYGLPELNKSDIESANYIANPGCFATSIQLGLLPLANAGLLHKDVHINAVTGATGAGTSLSATTHYTWRDNNFSYYKPFTHQHLGEINQSVKQLQNSFNSDILFMPNRGNFSRGIFATIYTDFEGTIEEAKTIYKEFYKDAVFTFISDDFLHLKQVVNTNKCLVHLHIHEGKLLITSIIDNLLKGASGQAVQNMNLMFGLEETTGLELKATYF
- the proC gene encoding pyrroline-5-carboxylate reductase, translating into MKIAIIGTGNLGSSIAKGLIKNKSFTSLYLSDKNTSAVKSFEDEDYVTITNYNKEAVMNSDVIIFALQPKHVESVLEEVESVITKKHLIMSVAAGFAISKIESVIGVDKHIIRVMPNTAISIGKSMTCLSPNAIGEEKIELAKTIFNQLGTTMVIPEEQIQAATVICASGIAFWMRLVRATTQGAIQLGFEAEEAHQLALQTCYGAASLLKESGRHPEAEIDRVTTPSGCTIAGLNEMEHQGLSSALIQGINASFEKINEIKNG